The genomic stretch ACTGATGATTATCTATTAGATCCTATCTAACACGATACTCTCGGATTCGTGTGTGATCAATCAGTAATTCCATCGTCGTCAATGTAAACACTTTGCCGTCCGTCGCTTGCAGCATGCGCCGCATGTCCTCCCGCCGGACTTTAAACCCTCTGCCGGCGATGCAGGCAATCACATCATAATCTCTGCCCTGTTCATCCCGCAACGTCCTGAGTCGCTGCACGCGAGTCACTTTGTCCCGAGCTGTCCCATCATCTTCGGTCAGCTTGGCTTCTATCACTGCAACCGGCGTGAACTCGTCCGGAATGAAGAAATCCGGGTTTTGGTCGAAGCCCGCGATCCGTTCAGCGCGCTTTGTATCACGGAAACTGATCTTAGCTTCCGTCAGCACGTTCTTGACCGCAACCTCTACTACCTCACCCACAAGTTCGCTGACTGAATCGCGATGGGTTGCAAATGGGCGACCAAGAAATCTCTCATAAAGCAGAACCGGATAGGGCGCTCCGAGATCGGCGATCGACCGCAGACTCTGGAACCCATGGGCCGTGTCCGCCTTCTCCAGGCGATGAATTATTCCTGGAGGCATGGTCCTTGTTGCCTCCTCGATGGTCCGCACACCTGCTTCGACCATTGCTCGCACCCTTTGGCCTGTGAGGCCATTGCCTAAGCTAATCGGGTCCAGAGGGTGAAGACGAATCCTACGATCAATGGCGCGCGCCGCTCCCTGATCAATGGTGACGTCCATGCGTTCCGTTGTCACAAAGGCCCACTCTGGTGGCGTAAAACCCAAAATGCAGCGGAAGACTATTAAGGAGATTGGAACTCGCTGAACGGCAGCGAGTATAGTGTCAGTCGTTACAGTGCCAAATGCATCTGTGTGAAAGCGAAGCGCTTGGTAGCCACGTTCAAAAGTTGGATAGTCTATGAACCCTTCACCCTTTGGCATCTCCAGGAAACTTGACGAGAGTTCGCCGAACACCTCGTCAACTAACGGCTCCCAGGCAATTTCTGGATCGCGGTAATCGATCTCAAAACGCAATGGCATCCTGGTTCCTCTCGTTCATTTCGGCCAGGGCGAACAAAGGACCCATGGCGCTAGACGTCTGCACTTCAGTCACCTGGAGCTGCACCACCACGGCCTCTGGATCTGCTATCTGGTGCAGAACCTGTCCAAACAACTTGAGCTTGTCGCCAGTAGGTAGGGTACTATCCCATGAGGATCTAAGGCGCCAAATAGACATACGCGTTAGGTGACCAAACACAATGCACCGCGTGTCACCGCGCGTCGGCTTACGCCCGCCAACCGTTAGCAACTCCAGATCATGATTCACTACAGCCGCAAGTTCCGCCGAGGTCTCGAATTGCCACTGCCGTGGCGCCCAGCCAGAACTCCTGCAAACAAATACAGTGTCGACGATTGACGAGGCGGTTCCGTGGATATGTATCGATCCACCCATTTCAGCCGGACAGGGAAGCGAAGCAGAGCATGTAAGGCCAGAGTCCAAAATGGCGACACCAACAGCAAAATACGCTTCGATCTTGTTGTGGTGATACGTGAACGCAAGGGGCGCCCCTGGCTTAAGCGACTCGGCCATCCGCGAGTAGACCCTGGAAAGACCATCCGTGAAATGCTCGATGCCGCGCCCACGGGTCACATTGCCGGTTAGCTCTGCTTCAGCTCTAGTGGACAGGCGGTCGAACCCTTCCGCGTCCTTGCCTACAATCCGGCGAAGCCAGACGTAACAGAAGTCCATCAACTCGCCGTACTGGACGTTTCCGAAGTAAGGTGGATCTGTGAAGACTGCGTCGATGCTCTGTGGAGGTAGCTCAGCAATTGTCGAATCCTGACAGTGGATCCCAACCACACGCTGTCGAGCGCCATTTCGCTTCTCCCCAATCCACTCACCTGTAATAGGCACCTGCACGTTCTGCGTGCCCACACGATGCATCTCAAATGGCTCAACGCAGTAACGTTTCGCCTTTGTATACTTCTCGACAATGTTCGTCCAACCACCTGACCCGACATTCGTACCACCACCGTTTACGATCCCCAGCAAATTCGACTCGCACTGCACCAGCCCAATAGGGAACCCGTGCACCGAGAAGATGTCGAGCGATTTCAGAGCCCAAGTGTCGTACCGGCAAAGAAGATTCTGATAGCGAAGTAAATCGGATAGGTTTGTCGCAAGTGCGTGGCGCACCCGCGTGTCTTTCACACTGTGGATCGAGCGCGCACTGAGTTCC from bacterium encodes the following:
- a CDS encoding DNA methylase; amino-acid sequence: MSIESRFDISFVAGLALREKQIQQNYRPIIAVHKWFARRPGALFRALTLAEFGEGSLQDLYFVANDFPGRMVADPFMGGGTPLLEANRVGCDVAGFDINPMASWIVREEIEHLDLKDYQEAADHLLGNLASDIGQFYTTDCPIYGDIDVPVKYFLWVKIIDCQECGSPVDLFPGYLVSEDSRHPLNVLICPCCGELNEAADRSAPGACAECDTTLVLDGPAGRGRCSCGRCGHVNQYPRPEAGPLRHRLFAIEYFNPLRKAGHKGRFFKKPDSKDLARLNLVDERWAKTQPRFVPDQEILPGDETDRLRKWGYSYYRQMFNHRQLLDLELSARSIHSVKDTRVRHALATNLSDLLRYQNLLCRYDTWALKSLDIFSVHGFPIGLVQCESNLLGIVNGGGTNVGSGGWTNIVEKYTKAKRYCVEPFEMHRVGTQNVQVPITGEWIGEKRNGARQRVVGIHCQDSTIAELPPQSIDAVFTDPPYFGNVQYGELMDFCYVWLRRIVGKDAEGFDRLSTRAEAELTGNVTRGRGIEHFTDGLSRVYSRMAESLKPGAPLAFTYHHNKIEAYFAVGVAILDSGLTCSASLPCPAEMGGSIHIHGTASSIVDTVFVCRSSGWAPRQWQFETSAELAAVVNHDLELLTVGGRKPTRGDTRCIVFGHLTRMSIWRLRSSWDSTLPTGDKLKLFGQVLHQIADPEAVVVQLQVTEVQTSSAMGPLFALAEMNERNQDAIAF